Within Rhododendron vialii isolate Sample 1 chromosome 12a, ASM3025357v1, the genomic segment gtggtagagaaTGGGTGGTTGAAGAGAAAggcttttatttattatttcattattttttgttcatatgGTAAGCATATTATGTCATCTTGTGGAGGCAGTCTTTTTCACTTTGCTGTAATTCTTTAATGGAAGAAAAACTTGTAATTTTGCTCATGTTGATCGTTGAGAGAACTGTCATTTGTTATGGTGAAAAACCAAATAAGAAAGCTTGGCCCTTGGGTAAGCAATTGTATAGATTTTTTATGGTGAAGTTGGAGAGTAATTTTGGGTGAAGATATGCTCATTCCGTGTCTCACTTTTCAAAttgaaaccattcaatttttcCGTATTCATTGTTTAGGAAACCATGATAAAATTCAACTCAATCAAGTACCGATAAGTGCTTTAAGCTTATCGGGCGGGCTGATGAAGCAGCGTTAAGCCTTTGTAATTTGCAAATTCGTTTCGGCACGCTGTTCTTGGCAATAGAGTTCTGACGAAATTAATAATGAAGAGATATACCTAATTTTACCAGATACTTGGATTGGATTAGGAATTTCACTTTCTTATGTTTTTTTGgcatataaataaatacttcatGAATGTAATTGTATATCACGTACTAGTAAAATTGAACACGTACTCGAAACACGTTTAATTTGGATCATAAATATGAATATATGGCCGGCCACCGTGCAAATAGAgttcaatctgatttttttttatctttccaaCAAACCTtctaaacaaataaaattaaatttagCATTCTAAATAAAACACAACTACCTTCACATCTCATTTTCAATGTAAAAACTACACAAACCTCTCCCTGGGGTTTCCGGCTACTACAAACATCTCCCCTCAAGTATTCAAAATCTCCTCTCAAGTATTCAAAATCGAACTAATCTCGTTTTTTTGCTTCACATTCCTGTTTCATTTTCCATATTCCGTTAGTCATCCGTTACCAAGGCCCCCGATGTGCTAAAGTCAGCAAACTAGttaaattttaaactcaaataccCTTTACATCAATGTAAAAAGATAAATCCGTCCTCTATCACTTCCTGAGTAATCATTGGGTGCTCGTGTAGCAATAATGCCACACAAATAGAAGTACTGTATTTTAGATGTGGTTGAATCAGGTTACATATCACTTCAAAACGAGGTTTCCAATCAAATATGTCTATATTGCAAAAAAAGTCACTGTCAAACCATTCTGACagagaaaattacaaaattccgctaggaaaaagtttctctcCTTGCTAACCATAGCCTTCTGAGCCAAGGCTGATAATAGATAAAATACCATAAACTCAGACGGTAAAAAGTGAAGGCCTCTCAAGAAGAGAAGCTTCATTTGACCAACCATTTGAATTACCAAAAAACCATAgcaaaaaatcaatcaaaacaCTACATACAAGCTTGAATGATACATGAACCAACTGtccttttgttcttttttcgcATACCGGTAAGGGCTAGAAATCAAAAACCAATTCCCTGACCAACTTCAAACTCATAACTTAAAAATGCATACCCATTATACTTCCCAATCTGCACTTATTATAACTAAATAACCACCTAAACAATCCCAACCCAACCCTGAAaaacacacaccccccccccccccccccccccccccaaaaaaaaaaaaaaaaagagtataaatAAAGGCAAAACCGAAATCTAGAAAGCAATCACTAATACCTTTTTCCAAGAATTATGCCAATAATAACAGACACCAGTGCCACGCCTAAAACGACCTTGAAAGTCGCGAGAGGAGAAACTGCAGCCTCAGTTGTTTGAGTGTGGACTCCCTCAGCAGTTGGTGTTTGTGCAGATGTTGCAGCTTCTAGCTTTTTCTTACTCTTTCGTTTCGATGGAGTAGAAAAAGTCGAGCCAATGTCTCTCGATTTCACCTCCATTCCATCATCCTGCGGACACAATATGTGCACCACCATTAGCTGATTAGAATTGATTTAAGAACTAATCTCAAACATGTGAACAAGTCAAAATCGTTGCACGTGCAAATTTACATCATTGATAGTTTTGGGGCACTTTACTAGATGATCACAGGTATTATTCTGTAATGCATGGAAAATCATTGAAATCTTTTCCccagtacatgtatatatgtgtatatacgtGTGCATGTGCATACAGAAGTGCACCCATGGTTACAGAATTAAGGATAAAACATACCTTCTGTTGGGATTTAGTATCAGCTAGCTGCAATTTCTGCTCAAGCTCTTTCACTTGCTTTTCTAGAGCTGCAACCACTTCATTCTTAGCTTCAACCTCTCCAAAGGAATGCTTCAGAGCCGCTTCTCGTTCCACTTCCTTTTGAGAATCTGCTTCTCTCTGTTACAATGGAAAACCCAAATCCACAACATCTCTTAAATAATTACCCAAATATAATTTCTTTACAGCAAAGTAAAACTGTATCAAAAGGCATTAGTACTTTCACGAGGCATATACCTGAGATTGTAGTTTCTGCCCTTCAACCGCAAGCTGCTCTGTCAAATCTTCTATCAACTTCTTTGAAGAGGAAAGCTGTTCCAGTGCTTCATCCTTCTCGGTAACAGTAGCAGAAAGTTTCGCTTCTAGTTCATTTAGTTTGGACTCATATGCCGCCAATTCCTGAGTAAGCTTCAAATTCGACTCACcaaacccttctctctctttctcaaacaGACCGGACTTGTTCTGCATCTCCTCAACAAtgcctttcaaacccttcaatttCACAAGGGTCTGTTCCAACTCAATCTTTTGACTCTCTATGATACCAGTTGCTTCATGAACCTGTTCTTCATACTTCTTTATCTGGCTTTCGAGCGCACTTAGCTTTTCAGTCAAATCTGTCGCTTCCAAATCTCTATGACTAAACTTCAGAATGGCTTCTTCTAACTCTCTTTCAGCCTCTGAAATCCGGGCTTCAGCTGCTATGTGAAGTTCAGATGCTTTAGAGTGCTTATCGGCTAACTCAGCAATAGTATTCATGTGAGAAGCCAGTTGCTGATCAGTAGCTTCCTTTTCACCATAGGCGGCGTTCAATGACTCTTGAAGCTCACTAACCTTCGTTTTCAGCTGTGCATTTGTCTCGGCTAACAATTCACTTTCAGAGGAAAACTGTGCAGCCTTTTCTTCCACCTCTGAAATCTTGCTTTTGAGTTCTTCATTGAACTTCTCTGAAGAAGCAAATTTTTCAGCTGCTTCGGCTATCTGCTCTTCGTAAACCTTCACTTGATTTTCAAGAATCGCTAGTTTCTCGTAAAGTGACTTTGCCTCTGAATCCCTGGTGCTGTAGTTTGCAAATGCTTCTTGGAGTTTCAGCTCTGAGTCCCTACTTACAGACTCATGTAAAGTTTCAAGCTCTGAGTGTTTCAAAGTAGCTTCATTCAACACTTTGCCTTGGTGCTCTAGTTGCTCCTCAGCCGACTTCAGTTTTTCCATAACCTCACTTTCTCTCATCCCAGCAGCTTTAAGATCAGCCTCAATGCTTTCCAATTTTTGTTGAGTGAGATTCAATTCGTTACGCAAGACTTCAAGGAGTGTTTCGGTTTCAGAAAGCTTCTCACTTGAATTCCTGAACCCATCTTCTaaatttttcttctcttctgtcGTTACATTCACGATGTCAGTTAACTCCTTCTCCTTTTCATTGGCCGTTTGAAGTGCAACCTCAAGGCTTGATGCTTTTGATTGGAATGCTTCGAGTTCCATTTCAAGTTCAGATATCTTATCCAACTTGTTCTTTGATTCAGCTTCTGTATCCCCACATTTCTTTTCCAACACGCTTATTTGTTCCTCGAGCTCCTGGATTCTGTACTTCTCTGCTTCTAGCAACAGCTCCAACTCGCTAACCTTTTTGCCAGCATCATCTGCTTTCGAATGAGACATCTGGATTAGATCTTCAAGTTCAAGGCTGCGTTGATGCGTTGTAGTAGCTCTTCCCTCATGTTCAGCACACTTCTCTTCAGCAATCTTTAAGGCAGACTCCATCTCAGTCACCTTGTCCTCGTATACTTGTATTTTGCCACTcatctgtttcttttcttcctcaACCTCTTCGATTTTCGCACCGAGTTCCAAATTTTTCTCTGAAACTTTCCTCAGTTCTCTTTCAGCGTCATTGCTTTTCAGCTCTAGCAGGTTGATCAGTTGCTCCAGTTCAGCATTTTTCTGCTCGGCGGCTATAAAACGCGCCTCAAGCTCTCCCAGTTGTAATTTAGCTTCTTCAGCTGCTGCATTTGAAGCTTGTACTATATCTTCAAGCACAACATTCTTTTGTAGGGCAGTCGTTGCTGCATATCCGGATTCGTGGTGGAGCTCTTCAAGAGATTTTAGCTTCTGTTCCAGCTCAGCAATATTTGCCAAAGCTTGAGACAGAAGAGCATCAGCTTTACAAAAGTTATCATCCGATGACTGCAACTTTGCCTCGAGATCATCACATGCCTCCTTCATCTGAGCCGCATTACTGTTTAAATCTGCCACAGCAGCTTCTagagcttctttttctttcattacttTGGAAAGTTCTTCTTGTATTGTCGAAACACTTGAAACGTGTGCTTCCTTTGATTGTACTTCCTCGTTTAACTTCGATTTGGCTTCTTCTAACTCGGTCTCCTTAACTTGAAGATTTTCTTTTGTAGACAATAACAAATTCTCTAGTGCAGAGAAATCTTCCTTCAACTGTGATTCCGATGCCTTTCTCAAATCAACTTCTTGAGTCAGTTCATCTAGAACGGCTTCCTTTGAAGCGAGCCTCTGCTCAATTTCCACCACTTGTGATTTGGAAACCTCCAACTCTCCTTGAACCGTGGAAAGCTCAGCCGCTGTACTTTTCAGTGCTTCTTCAACCTTCTGGTTTTCGGCAATCTTCTTGTAAAGGTCCTTGACCTCTTCTTGTAAGCAAGCCATCTGATCCTCCACTTCTTTCGCACTCAACTTTGCCATTTCGAGCAACTTTTCAAACTCCAAGGCCTTTTTCGTCTCTAACTCAGCATGTGAGCCGCTCTCCTTGTGTAACTCCTCGAACTTACGTGCCTCACCCGTAGAAGATTGCAGCTCTTGCTGTAGCTCCTCCATCTTCTTTCTTGAGCTCTCAAGCTCAAGGTTGAGACTTTCAAATGATTCCTTCACGTCAGCCAGCTCCTTGTGCTTCGCATCTTGGGCTTCCAAAGCCTCTTGCAAGGCCTTAAGTTGTATACCGTATCTCTCCTCTGATTCAACAACCTGCTCTTCTAGTTTCTTGTGACTAAGCTCCAGTTCTTCGTATTTCTTTCCGCTCTCCTCCAGCTTTGCCTTTGTAATGGATACTTCTTCCTTCAGCTGAGAATTTTCAGCTTCGGAATGTTTTAGGGATCCGGCTACTCTATCCAATTCGAACTCCAGTTCTTTGACCTTTTCCTGTGTTTCCAGAAGTTCTCTGCTTGCAGTGGAATTGCTTGAGCTTCGTTCAATGACCGATGGCTTCTCCTTCTCAGCATAATGTGGTTCATCCTTTCCATCTAAGGGCTCCTTCTCTACTTTTATGAATTCACCTTCCAAGGCcgtttcatcttcttctttctttccttctattGAGATTTGGCTCAAATCTTCTTTGATGATCTGCAAAAGGATTTTGATACGAACAGAACTTTGAGAACCATATACAGTTTTAAAACCGTGTAAAACTAGTTCCTTTTGAAACGAGAGAATACCAAAGGGTTCAATAAAAAAGCTGATGATCTATTATATGGTGTTCTAAAGTTACATAGTAAAGATGTCATGACTACGAGtacaagacaacaaaaaaactaGTCCACTTCCACTCCAAACACACGCACGCATCATAGAAAGAGGACATTGGATTTTTTTCCTGCCTATTAAACACCAACTCCAGCAATTACTTCCCGCCTATATGGCCATGACTGATGCACATGCTCATGATAATTTCTACAAGCAACCTGCTGTTTCAGCCTCCGGCTGATCGCCAACTGGAAGTTCAGTGGAAAATGCAACAGTTATAATGCGCAACATGTATCACATTTCAAACGAATCCTCTTTGTTTCTTATACAGTTCAAACAAGTTTTCTTTAAAGTTACCCTTGTTAATTTTCTGGGAAGTATATGGAATGGACACTATTgaaacttttaagttttaacagTCATCACcgacaaatatttttctttcaattgcTACAGGTTAcataatacaaaacaaaaaaatggtaaagcaacagagcttacaGCTACCTTAGCGGAATCAGTATTGCTGTCCGCCTTGTCGAGTACCTTCATCACTGGTACTTCCGAACTTACTTGCAACTCTTCTTCCATATCTCAATGAACTGCACCTTACCAAAGTTTCTTTCTGGGGAAACACAAGAGGATGATTAGATCACAAGCTGGAAGATTCAAAACGAAAGGGCCACACAATTTCAACATTTCAAGACCATAAACGGGACTTCTGCACAAAAGTCTACCAGGGAGAAGATTTCATCGTACTTCCTCATGTCAATTTAGCTATAGTCATATGGAGCAAGCTATGGTACACCTATGAAATGATGCAGGTTTTCAACACTGCTTTTTTCTCCGCACAACTCAAAACTAATTCTAAATTGGTACCAAATAGTAAGGCACTTGTACATCATTTTCACttctctattttgtatggaggAAGCCTAATTGCCTTCATTGTATAATGAAATCGCAACTTGCATCAGTCGAGGTATTTTTGTGGATGGGTTAATCTCATGTCTGATTAGTTGGCTAGCGCAAGGCcatatcaaacaaaaatataaacaagTCAAGTTAAAAGACCAAAACATTAGGGAGATTCAGCTGCAGGTCCAAAGCCCATGAATTTTGCAATATTAGGTGCATCCATATTAAACCTAAGGCGGGAAGTCCCTTCCATTATAAAATAACGAGAGACTCAAACAACCTGTACAACGCAATCTACGCACTCATCATTACTGATATACCCTCCCCGCTACATCAACCACCTCCACGAACTTTCCAGCATCATCTTGACCACTGGTGACCAGGTGTGGTAATGATGTAGCGGGAAGGGGGCGTGAATATAGTATTTGGAAAGGTGCGTTGAGAATTAAGGACagtttgtccaaaaaaatacctCCCCCAAGTTTAGAGGACTCTAAGACATTAGCACGTATAGAATAATGAACTAGTACaatattacaaaatacaaacaTACATTGCACATACCAATTGTCTCACAAGTCAAAAGTGCTACCCTTGGTGCCCTATGCGCTTTGACAAGATTACAGAAGATGAAATGGTGCTCTAAGGGAATTTCTCACAACTGGAGAGACAAGCGAAAATAGGATTTCTTGCTTTCTCAGAGGAAACAGATTCAATACTATTGTAAATGGAGTTGTATTTCCCTTTCTCCTCTGATTGTAGTAACGAGAATAATACCATAACCTTGTGGTGAATTATCCAATAGAGCTAATGAACGAACCAAGATAGTAGAATTAAACTTGTGTTCGGCTCATTAAATGTTGGAGATCAGTTCAAGCACGAAcattttttgaagtttgttaagtttcaaaCGTAGCTTGAACAGGTTAAGTTCATGTTCAGCTCGGTTGAAGCCAATTGATATTAATTCCCCTGACAAACATACTAAGGTTAACATATTCATAAATCTGTTCAATTTTGAGACCAACCTTCAACATTTCACATGGGTTCCTTTTTCACCCCTAATCCTACTTGCATGGTTCAAAAGCGTTCTGGGTTGTAGTTCACTCAAATTAGCTGGATTGCAACATAAATAGGAAAGATTACGAAAATACCCCTTTATTCCCATGATTTGTCAACTTCAATAAACCAAAACACAGTTTGCAACCTTAATCAAAGGCCTAAACTATAATTACACCGTCCTaaataaagtactagtactcatttttttatggaCTAGTGAATGGAATATGGTGACAGGCTGTTTGTCTTTTGCAAAAAACAGTGCATAGAAATGTCCACCCCACCCACTTAAACAGGTAAGCTTAGCTCGAAACGTTCATTTGAGAGGTGTAAAGATCCAAAGCTATACAAATCATGACCTCACGTACTTCGACGTGGGACCAACCCCATGCATCCTTGTAAGTCTATCACATGGTTTCAGACACTATTTAAGTCTGTCCTTTGGCAGACAGAAGAAATGCTACACAACCGAAGTTTTCGGGAGTGATTTtttcattctccaaatttttaacCACATTCTAAAAGAGAAGTGCAAAAATCTAACTTTTGGAGGgcgaaaatcaattccctgAAGTTTTTACTGTTACTGAATTATACTGGTATTTTTGGACCTCCCAAGCATCCTAGAGTAAACAAAAAGTGAGCGACTCAAGTGAAGAATAATTTCCAAGTAATTGGTTTATCTCTGTAGGTTTGAACCCGTAAGATATCACCTCCCATTTTCCTAGAAACTAagcacaagagagagagagagtgcgacAGGCTAAAAATAGAGTTCCAACATAATTCCTGGATAGACTAAAAATTAAACggaaaaaatttacaatgcTTCTTCATCTCATGGGTAAATAATTTTCCCCTATCAAGAGGTATTTGATACAGGTAAGGTCCATTCAGCCTTTTAATTTACTCAGAAAAACTTACCATCTCTTTCATTCCCTTTTATTTCTTACTACTAAATTAATGGCAGGTCCAAGACTGGCATATTTAGGCAGAGAATCTAcattgtttaatttgtttggcAGGTGCTTGACGTTCAGTGTCACCCaaatataataataaatcaCTAAAATCGTGCAGGACCACAGCTAATGAaaagctgagagatgaggttgGAATACAGCAAAAgcattaaaaaaagagaaaatggtataataataaagataaagatAATATATAAAAtcgaaagaaaaagagagagagagaaaggaagaatATTAATCATATAGTATCATTAGACAAGCCCACGGGGCTTCCTGTAATTGAGGGGTGGGTTATAATTCAAAGTTTAAAAACTGCGAAATGGTAGTAGAAATGTTATGCATGATGAGAGGCAAATGGAACAGTTCCTTCACAAAATCATGGCAAACGGGCCATCATCGAGACCCGGAATTTCATCATGAAATCAGGTGTCTTTAAATGTCTAGCCTACTCAAGAGGGGATGAGAAAGAGGTACCATTAAGCAATATACAAGTGGTACAAGCCCAAAGGACATCAACCTCCACACCaattacttgattttttttttctttctcgaaACTTATTTTTGACGAACTTCTCTAAAATTATTTGCTGTGAAGGATTTTTATGTTCTCTGGGGAGGGGTAATCAATACTGTTGTGGATAAGTTATTGGACCCACAACTATGATGTGTCCAGGTGCCAAAAGCTAAGGTAGATTAAAGCCAATAGTGGTCCTAGATTGATACACTCTTATTTGTCTCGTCTTTGGGACATTGTTATTATCCCCAAGGTTAGTCTGCATTCTCGAGAGGCAAGCAACTGATTCATGGTGTAAAAAGACTTGACTATGAGTGTGAGAACCCATCCCAAGTCCCACATCGATTGATCGGCAAAAGAGGAAATGGCGTGGGACGTTATAATGAGCTTGGATTTCTCAGGTCGCTCATAGTTGAACTCTATTACAAATTTTAACTACCTGTTTCGGTGAAAACCCATACCGAACCGAAAATcatggttttagttatggtttAGAAACtgatggttttggttttttatttttgttttgattttgccaATAACCGTATTGAACTGCACCGTTGCCATCTCTATAATGAATGGCATAatcggaaaaaaataaaagcaaatagAAGATGAAAAATAACAGTAGAGCCTCTTGGACaaataggtatatatataggtagTTATGTAATTACATTCCGGTTTTGTCACCTAAAATTAAAATCGTAACCGAACTGGACGGTTTTTAtaattcaataaccaaaaccacgGTTAAAATTTATGTTAAAAGAAGCACCATATGGTTTGGGTAACCAACAGTTTGAGCGGGATTGTCATCTCTAATCAAGCATTTCGCACTCTTGACGAGAATCAACCCTAGCTTCTCGTCAACCCTAGCCTTCCATGTGGGAGAGGTGAGGAATTCTTATTATGCTACAAGCCCATTGCGCCTTTATGGTAACCCACCCTGGCAACACATGTGACCGATTGTGAACGCACCAGATGGATAGAAGTTATAACCATTAACTTGTGGGACCCTTAAAGATTTCTTTGTAGAGAAATCTATGTACACAGCCTGTTAAAGGATCCAACTCCACTAGGCTCTGCTGtgaacttttcttttttgtgtttgaaTGTGTTACGATAATTGGAATAAATACATTTTCTAGAGTTTTAGCAAGGATTCCAATCgaatatccattttttttaaagacaaaTAGTTCGGAAATCATATTTCTTTAATGTGTACCCCTCATAGGCCCAAGCATGTGATGTaattcgttcattttgtttggcCTACAAATTGTCTTGATCAACCATTGAAAACAACCCGAACAAAATACATTTGTATTGAAAAAACTTATGGACTAGTATTAATTTGAGAGAAAACTTCTAGAAAAGATAAACGTTGGTGACAAACATTATAAAATTGCGCAAAGAGTTAAGCCAACGTTACAAAGAACTTCAAGACATTATAGCTATTCTTGGGTTGGACGAATTATCTGCAGAGGAACGTTTAACCGTATCAGGAGCACGAAAAAATTGAGCGTTTTTTATAACAACCTTTTGTTGTAGCAGAAGTATTTACCGATTCTGGGGTGAAATATGTTGGTCTAGCAGATGCCtcaataatgttttttttagtCCCTTACGGCctgtttggatgaaggatttgattttgggtaGATATAGAAAGAATGTGGATTTGAGGGTGGATATAGAATTAGGGATAATATGTAAGAAGGGTGAGCCCACGTCATAAGAAtggtggatttgtaatccaGTGTTTGGATGATTAGTTGAGAAAGGAGATTTGGAAGGTGGATATGAGAAAATAAGTTGtcaaatgacttaattgccccgATTTTTATTACTTTAATGGACAaattagatcattttttttataattagagTAAATAAATTTTATCATTACTTGTGGGATAAACtaaattcattttatcttataaatttttaaaccgtattatttattagaaaaaatattattttcaaaaaaaaaaccgcaaTTGGaaagtgatatatatatatatatatatatatatatatatatatatagagtactgtatatatataaggaGTACTGTACGGGTATATAAGTAAAGTTCGTCCTCTCtccagtcaaaaaaaaaaaaaaatacatcatcTTCTCCGTCTCATCCTCCGCAACCCATGCCCCTACACCAACCCCATCCTCTGTAACCAAGGACCGGATTAAAGGAGGGGGCGGAGATGTAGTCCGGCCGCATTGCAAATCCAGGGCTAAATCCGGCATCCAAACAGGTcgttacttcctccgtcccaaaataagagacctttttaaaaaaacatgtcattttcaattacttatatttttcaatgtgagtattaaaaaatatacaatatgaatcttgtttaataaattttaattagttttattaaacaacgttttcaaaataacataaaacttcataaatcgaaagatataagtattttaaaatgacacggagttccaaaaaggtcactcattttggaattGATAGAGTATATTATTTTGAAATGTCCCAAAATGTTAGTCCAAAAGTCAAGGAATAAAGTATTTATATTTCCAAAACCGATCCTCATAaatgtttaaaaataaatttaaaagtgaGAATCGAAGGACAATAATGAAAATTGAACCCAACTTTTTGAGGAGACATGCATAATTGCACGTccttttaaaaagttaaaaattccAAAAGGAACTACTAACAAAGTGGGAAAGAGAGAGTGAACAAACGGCGTCAATATGACCAACCCcatctaaaaggtaaaaaacaAACGGCGTCAATAAAGAAAATGTCAAAGAATTGAACtttagaaaaaaaggaaagtgactATTGACCAAAAATGAatttaattgaaaaaaagaaaactaatttAAGCAAAAAGGGTGGGTTTGGTACCATGCCTTCCAGATTCGAGTCTTTTGACCATtcgcttttcttttctttttttccacagCCAAATAAAGCGGCGCCAGATATACAACAGCGTGGCGGTTAGAGCTGAGCAACGgacacgaaacacgataacACAACACGAACCGAACAAGAaattaacgggttagggttggaCATTTCtaacacgaaacacgaaaatgacacgactcgagaatacgaattctaaatgggtcgggttcgggttgaacacgcgagacacgaaattgacacgaccaacacggttactaatATGTGTCATCCATTAacacgaacatatatatataatatatggtatttctgtaattctatatagagttgggcaacggacgataacacgacacgaaccggacacgaagttaacgggttagggttgagcatttctgacacgaaacacgaaaatgacacaacTCGAGAAACACAAATTCTAAATGGTTCGGGTTCCGGTTGGGTGGTTTGTAACACGAACTCGAttgacacgacacgaacacaaCCAGTTACCCAGGTCTAGTGGTGGTACCGTTGAACAGATGGAGTGCCACAACAGAAAATCTAAGGTTCCCGACGGAGGGATCCCGACCGAATTCCCGATGGCGCGTCTAGCCCACTCCAGccatcggatgccgttaattctctTGATGGCCCACTCGggtttttttatataaaatttttggacggctcagatcagccttccggtggccggagt encodes:
- the LOC131311859 gene encoding uncharacterized protein LOC131311859, with product MEEELQVSSEVPVMKVLDKADSNTDSAKIIKEDLSQISIEGKKEEDETALEGEFIKVEKEPLDGKDEPHYAEKEKPSVIERSSSNSTASRELLETQEKVKELEFELDRVAGSLKHSEAENSQLKEEVSITKAKLEESGKKYEELELSHKKLEEQVVESEERYGIQLKALQEALEAQDAKHKELADVKESFESLNLELESSRKKMEELQQELQSSTGEARKFEELHKESGSHAELETKKALEFEKLLEMAKLSAKEVEDQMACLQEEVKDLYKKIAENQKVEEALKSTAAELSTVQGELEVSKSQVVEIEQRLASKEAVLDELTQEVDLRKASESQLKEDFSALENLLLSTKENLQVKETELEEAKSKLNEEVQSKEAHVSSVSTIQEELSKVMKEKEALEAAVADLNSNAAQMKEACDDLEAKLQSSDDNFCKADALLSQALANIAELEQKLKSLEELHHESGYAATTALQKNVVLEDIVQASNAAAEEAKLQLGELEARFIAAEQKNAELEQLINLLELKSNDAERELRKVSEKNLELGAKIEEVEEEKKQMSGKIQVYEDKVTEMESALKIAEEKCAEHEGRATTTHQRSLELEDLIQMSHSKADDAGKKVSELELLLEAEKYRIQELEEQISVLEKKCGDTEAESKNKLDKISELEMELEAFQSKASSLEVALQTANEKEKELTDIVNVTTEEKKNLEDGFRNSSEKLSETETLLEVLRNELNLTQQKLESIEADLKAAGMRESEVMEKLKSAEEQLEHQGKVLNEATLKHSELETLHESVSRDSELKLQEAFANYSTRDSEAKSLYEKLAILENQVKVYEEQIAEAAEKFASSEKFNEELKSKISEVEEKAAQFSSESELLAETNAQLKTKVSELQESLNAAYGEKEATDQQLASHMNTIAELADKHSKASELHIAAEARISEAERELEEAILKFSHRDLEATDLTEKLSALESQIKKYEEQVHEATGIIESQKIELEQTLVKLKGLKGIVEEMQNKSGLFEKEREGFGESNLKLTQELAAYESKLNELEAKLSATVTEKDEALEQLSSSKKLIEDLTEQLAVEGQKLQSQREADSQKEVEREAALKHSFGEVEAKNEVVAALEKQVKELEQKLQLADTKSQQKDDGMEVKSRDIGSTFSTPSKRKSKKKLEAATSAQTPTAEGVHTQTTEAAVSPLATFKVVLGVALVSVIIGIILGKRY